A stretch of DNA from Anopheles nili chromosome 2, idAnoNiliSN_F5_01, whole genome shotgun sequence:
taaaaaatggtaaaaaatatGGCAGAAAGGGAGCAGAAATACaagtgcaaaaataaaaagtaaaaaatgtaaagtgCCTTAGACACATCAATGTTTCCATTGTAATTGTAAAGTGGTCGCAAAAATGTAGGTTAATAAACCCTATAAcattgataaataaataatatttatatattgtTCTCAAATACATGATACCTGGATGTACGAAAAAGTAATTCTCTTAAAAGCATAGATCCGAATGAAATGAAGTAAACCAGCTAGTTGGCTGTAAAATCTTCATTCATGTATttacataaataaatcatatacatatatgtggTTTTGATGGAATCAGGAACATTTTCTTTTGGATGAATACAGAACTCTGACCACTGCATAATCAATACTGAAATCAATCAACTGCTTTAATCGGGGTTTGCCTTTTACATGTACTTGTTTATTACAGGTCGACCGATGTGACAATGTTCTCACTGTTAGATCTTCGCAGTAAGATAATTTGCAAAAATTCTCACCGTTCTGCAATCTTTGTAAACCAATTACACAAACTCGGTACTGCACAGCACTGTTCTTACAAAAAgaatcatttccatttcaaaacATGGTTTGTTATCAACGTTACTAGAGTGAGCCAACCAAGCAACCGGAATGGATAGCACCAACTGCGATGAAATTGAAGTGAGAAGATTTATCTaacaaatataattttatgGTCCCACTGTAACTAGGGGATATTCTGCAGCTGATATGCGAGTATTTTAGTATTACTATAACAACTGTTACACTGGCATTTCTTATCTGTTTCAAGAACTGTAGTATGAAACTTACTGTCGAAGGTTGGTTGAACCAAGTAGAGCGTCGGAAACAACTGGAATATACGGCTGGCTACGATTCCTGCATGGAACAACAAATGAACGATCAACCGCTCACCAAACGAGGTTCTTGGACCGGGAAATACGATTTCTTACTGTCCTTGCTCGGGTATTCGGTCGGATTAGGAAATGTTTGGCGATTCCCCTACCTATGCTACAGCAATGGTGGAGGTAAGTTTGACCATTGATAAGTATTAAATTATTCCGAATAACGTAAAAATAATCGTATTTGCTCTAGGTGCTTTTTTGATTCCATTCACGGTCATGCTGATCATTGCTGGGCTTCCACTGATGTTTATGGAGCTCTCCTTGGCACAGTATGTAGGTTTAGGCCCAGCTGTTCTTTTCAAACGACTTGCTCCTCTTTCGGCTGGATTAGGATACGGTATGATATTGATCTCTGGCATGGTAATGCTTTATTACAATGTCATAATTGCCTGGACCATCTTCTATATGGTGGTTTCATTCGAGGAGCCACTACCGTGGAGGGGATGCCAACACGAGTGGGCTACAGTTAGTTGCTTTTCATACGAAGAGGAAAATGATTGTGTAGTGAACAATGGATCATACTACATGGGAAATTGCCTTTCGAAGGAGCAATTTCGCTTACTCAACACTACAATTCGAACATCCCGTAGACCTCCGGCAGAAGAATTTTTCAAGTACGTATGTTCAAGTGCACAAACCACGTTTGATAATTTTGATTATTCTTTGGGACTAGTGTATATATCGTAAAGTGTATGTGAAATTAATACATTAAGTCAAATTGATTAAGCTTgtttaaccgagtcagcccgggataaggctcacagcggctgttgggaggaaatccctttcagctcacaaataactATACAAACTCAAATTCGGCCTGGCCGTCCATAAATAATAAAGTTAAGCTTGTTGAAACAACAAGCGCGAAATTGCTGTACGAGTAGTCTCGCTTATCACATAATAGCTCTCCATTGGGTACTTATGCGTAAATTGAGCACCGTTCTTAAGATCCGTTGGAGGCAAGGCGGATCCtacataaaatataaaaaattaaaattaataaaatataaaaggTTGTGTCGTAGCTTCAAAGTATAGTGCGCTTATGCAACTTCTaacttttgttgtttttattttaagaaaCTATTTTCTTCAACTATCCACTGGCATTGAAGAAACTGGAACGATCAATCAGCGATTGGCAGTATGTCTTCTAGTAGCATGGATCATCATATTTCTTTGTCTCTCGAAGGGTGTCAAGAGCTCTGGCAAAGTAGTCTACTTCACTGCTCTCTTCCCGTACGCAGTGTTGACGGCGCTATTCATACGGGGACTTACCTTGCCCGGAGCATTCGATGGAATTATGTACTACTTGCGACCAGACTGGGATAAATTGTTCACTGCTCAGCTGTGGGGAGATGCTGCCGTGCAGATATTTTTCGCGCTCAGTCCGGCTTGGGGAGGATTGCTGACATTGGCATCATACAATCGCTTTAGCAACAACTGCTATAGAGATGCCATAGTGGTGGCCATATCTAACATACttacttcatttttttccggGTTCGTAATTTTTGCGATCATTGGATTTTTGGCTCATGAGCTCGACACGGACGTTGCGAACGTAATCGATCAGGGTGCAGGTTTGGCGTTTGTCGTTTTTCCGGAGCTCGTGGGTAAATTGGAAATGCCAAGGACGTGGTcagtgttattttttttcatgcttctaACTCTCGGGCTGGATTCACAGTTCACTCTGATGGAAACAGTTGTGACAGCCATATTAGATACATTTCCAGCATTACGTCGAAAAAAGACAGCAGTCGTTGCCTGTGTAAGCATCACGGGCTATATCGGAGGACTTATATTTGTTACAAATGTAATCAAGTACGTTTCATTAAGCAAAATTCCAATATTAAATGGTATACTATGTTATATGTTTGCAGAGCGGAATGTATTGGTTTCAACTGTTCGACAAGTATGCAGCAAATTGGTCTGTGTTGTTGATAGCTATAACGGAATGCGTACTCATTGGATGGATCTACGGAGCAAAACGATTCATATTTAACATTGAAGAGATGTTCGGTAAACGGTCGAAATGCTTTCATTTGTTTTGGCAAACGATATGGAAGTATATTACTCCGGCAATGCTACTGGTAAGCTAcacttttgttttccatttttgtcacctcttgttgttaatgtgcgAATTAGCAGCCACAATTTCAAGGTTCGGTAAAGTTCAATTAACACCATTGTTTGTTCAAATAAGCttcttttcaaataaattttacCAGATTTCAAAAGTTGTATGTAAAAGTGattaattgtttgttttgatacaTTTCAGTTCATTCTTTGCTTTAACTGGCTTCAGTATAAGCCTGTATCGTACGGGCGGTACATGTATCCAAATTGGGCCGATATACTAGGATGGGTTCTAGCATCAGCACCTTTTGGTATTGCAGTTTGTATGTCTATTGTGAAAATACGTACAGCTTATTCTTCTAGCGAAAGAAGTTTCTGGCAGGTAAATTGATGGTCAATTGGCACATCGTTCTCTTACCATCTTACCTCTTTATTATGTGAGCAATATTTTAGACGGTACATACGCTACTGCAGCCAACCAGCGAATGGAAGCCGTCCGATCCTCGAGCAGCTTTGGAGATGGTGTATGAAAATAGCAGTGGtattgaaatttgaatatcaTCATtagttggaaaattgaatgaaataaaaactccAGATCGGAAAAGGTCGTTGTCATTTACTTCAAAATTTATAGATTGGTTTATATTAAAAGATTTATAGATACATTTATATGGATTTGTTGAGAAAGGAGGTGA
This window harbors:
- the LOC128720989 gene encoding sodium- and chloride-dependent glycine transporter 2-like, which codes for MDSTNCDEIENCSMKLTVEGWLNQVERRKQLEYTAGYDSCMEQQMNDQPLTKRGSWTGKYDFLLSLLGYSVGLGNVWRFPYLCYSNGGGAFLIPFTVMLIIAGLPLMFMELSLAQYVGLGPAVLFKRLAPLSAGLGYGMILISGMVMLYYNVIIAWTIFYMVVSFEEPLPWRGCQHEWATVSCFSYEEENDCVVNNGSYYMGNCLSKEQFRLLNTTIRTSRRPPAEEFFKNYFLQLSTGIEETGTINQRLAVCLLVAWIIIFLCLSKGVKSSGKVVYFTALFPYAVLTALFIRGLTLPGAFDGIMYYLRPDWDKLFTAQLWGDAAVQIFFALSPAWGGLLTLASYNRFSNNCYRDAIVVAISNILTSFFSGFVIFAIIGFLAHELDTDVANVIDQGAGLAFVVFPELVGKLEMPRTWSVLFFFMLLTLGLDSQFTLMETVVTAILDTFPALRRKKTAVVACVSITGYIGGLIFVTNSGMYWFQLFDKYAANWSVLLIAITECVLIGWIYGAKRFIFNIEEMFGKRSKCFHLFWQTIWKYITPAMLLFILCFNWLQYKPVSYGRYMYPNWADILGWVLASAPFGIAVCMSIVKIRTAYSSSERSFWQTVHTLLQPTSEWKPSDPRAALEMVYENSSGIEI